One Vigna unguiculata cultivar IT97K-499-35 chromosome 7, ASM411807v1, whole genome shotgun sequence genomic region harbors:
- the LOC114191297 gene encoding uncharacterized protein LOC114191297 gives MERIYDAKRCPAENMLAYTEYLLAGEAVHWWSSMKMMLEDSHETITWELFKKKFYAEFFPDSVRYAKEVEFLQLMQGDMSVSEYAEKFKHLGRFHTLKMAEDWQCRKFENELRGDLKLMVAPLSIKEFPALVEKPRVMEKLKAEVEAQQRSQLKVGGPSGSTSKHDDRRKPYSRPQPQGPRRFSHQPQQYQPSRPQCFHCRGPHLRSACPQLSDRRTCHRCGQTSHFIKDCPVDRNTVSWPSSQPQSQPSRGGARPQAAGRVYAVTGAEAAGSGNLIIGSCVITGRSLHVLFDSGATHSFVSESRVVELGLLVKELQYDLVVSTPASGLVRTSTMCARCKIEVEGRKYRVNLICLPLAGLDVILGMDWLSANHILIDCNEKKVLFPSLEDEDLLVSSQQVDKAMKEGSQCFLILTQLSVETETGPLETPVVGDFSDVFPEDVPGLPPTRDIEFFIDLVPGAGPVSIAPYRMAPAELVELKKQIEELLEKQFIRPSVSP, from the coding sequence ATGGAACGAATCTATGATGCTAAGAGATGTCCTGCAGAGAACATGCTGGCATACACTGAGTACCTTCTTGCTGGAGAGGCCGTGCATTGGTGGTCCAGCATGAAGATGATGTTGGAGGACAGCCATGAGACCATCACCTGGGAACTGTTTAAGAAGAAGTTCTATGCTGAGTTCTTCCCAGATAGTGTGAGGTATGCGAAGGAGGTTGAGTTCTTGCAGCTGATGCAAGGAGACATGTCAGTGTCTGAGTACGCTGAAAAGTTTAAACACTTGGGCAGATTTCACACCCTGAAGATGGCGGAGGACTGGCAGTGTAGAAAATTTGAGAATGAGTTGAGGGGTGACCTCAAGCTCATGGTGGCTCCGCTCTCTATCAAGGAGTTCCCTGCCTTGGTAGAGAAGCCAAGAGTGATGGAGAAACTCAAGGCTGAAGTTGAAGCTCAGCAGAGGTCTCAGCTGAAGGTgggaggaccatctgggtccacgAGCAAACACGACGACAGGAGGAAACCATACTCTAGGCCTCAGCCCCAGGGGCCCAGGAGGTTCTCACATCAGCCCCAGCAGTATCAGCCTTCTAGGCCGCAGTGCTTTCACTGTAGGGGGCCCCATTTGAGGAGCGCCTGCCCCCAGCTTTCTGACAGGAGGACCTGCCATAGATGCGGCCAGACAAGTCACTTCATCAAGGATTGCCCAGTTGACAGGAACACAGTGTCGTGGCCTTCATCACAGCCTCAGTCACAGCCGTCGAGAGGAGGTGCGAGACCACAGGCGGCGGGTCGAGTGTATGCCGTGACGGGTGCAGAGGCAGCGGGATCAGGTAACCTCATCATCGGGTCTTGTGTGATAACTGGTAGGAGCTTGCATGTTCTGTTCGATTCGGGGGCGACACATTCTTTTGTATCGGAGTCTAGAGTGGTGGAGTTAGGTCTTCTGGTGAAGGAGCTCCAGTATGACCTGGTGGTGTCCACACCTGCTTCTGGGTTGGTCAGAACCTCGACCATGTGTGCTAGGTGTAAGATCGAGGTTGAGGGTCGCAAGTACAGGGTGAACCTCATCTGTTTACCCTTGGCGGGGTTGGATGTCATtttggggatggattggctaTCCGCCAATCACATTCTCATTGACTGTAACGAGAAGAAAGTGTTGTTTCCTAGCTTGGAAGATGAAGACTTGTTGGTGTCCTCACAGCAGGTGGACAAGGCAATGAAGGAAGGGTCTCAATGCTTCCTGATTCTGACTCAATTGTCCGTTGAGACTGAGACTGGACCCTTGGAGACGCCTGTAGTGGGGGATTTCTCAGATGTGTTTCCTGAGGATGTACCTGGACTACCCCCTACTAGGGATATAGAGTTCTTCATTGACCTGGTGCCAGGAGCAGGACCCGTGTCTATAGCACCCTACAGAATGGCTCCTGCTGAGCTGGTGGAGTTGAAGAAGCAGATTGAAGAGCTACTAGAAAAACAGTTTATCAGGCCGAGTGTATCGCCTTGA
- the LOC114191299 gene encoding uncharacterized protein LOC114191299 encodes MDRDWIYLPHISVEYEKGVEEFIQFTQRYEGRSDDEVKFRCPCVNCLNARKLNATAIREHLICDGFLPSYTIWTWHGELIDFPTVSRTENFVDSIMEDQREEDKLEDMIRDVGAEALAQAHVYETISTDLETPFSIAAHSMLLGKSTTMTKRLAWSSIKCNLQTGSYECSYYVMQWISTIVRARITSGWETRFGTSTSIPVKSIKYLRIALAKYIIQMYNST; translated from the exons ATGGATCGAGACTGGATTTACTTGCCACACATCAGTGTTGAATATGAGAaaggagtagaagaatttatacaatttacGCAACGTTATGAAGGTAGAAGTGATGATGAAGTGAAGTTTAGATGTCCTTGTGTGAACTGTTTGAATGCGAGAAAGTTGAATGCAACTGCaattagggaacatcttatatGCGATGGTTTCCTTccaagttatacaatatggacatggcatgGCGAATTAATAGACTTCCCAACTGTCTCCCGAACTGAAAATTTTGTGGATTCCATCATGGAAGATCAACGTGAAGAAGACAAATTAGAGGACATGATCCGTGATGTTGGCGCTGAAGCTCTTGCCCAAGCGCACGTGTATGAGACAATCTCTACTGATTTAGAGACtccgtt TTCAATCGCTGCACATAGCATGTTGTTAGGGAAATCAACTACTATGACAAAAAGGCTAGCATGGTCGAGCATCAAG TGTAATTtacaaaccggctcatatgagtgcaGTTACTATGTAATGCAATGGATATCAACCATTGTACGTGCTCGTATCACAAGTGGTTGGGAAACG AGATTTGGTACCAGTACATCAATCCCCGTCAAGTCCATCAAATATTTAAGGATAGCTTTGGCAAAGTATATtattcaaatgtacaatagtactTAG
- the LOC114191801 gene encoding uncharacterized protein LOC114191801 yields MSEAFNSVIVDARGKPIITMLEEIRVYLMERWATKRKNVTTFEGNICPKVLDKLHKEKELTKYWIPSWSEEKLFEVRHIYMVGDTYTVNVDAQHCSCKKWLLTTIPCCHAIAAMNFINVNAEDFIPIWFRRSTYEEIYQSIIFPVNREVLWERTPYPEVHPPHKRILLRRPKKKRRLEEWELRKDNTQINKGGHRKKNVAYVVRLAITGTIAQISLWMSILHHLLKLH; encoded by the exons ATGAGTGAAGCATTTAATAGTGTCATAGTGGATGCTAGAGGCAAACCCATAATCACCATGCTTGAGGAAATCAGAGTTTATTTAATGGAAAGGTGGGCCACTAAGAGAAAAAATGTTACAACTTTTGAAGGAAACATCTGCCCCAAGGTCCTTGACAAACTACATAAGGAAAAGGAGTTAACCAAATATTGGATCCCAAG CTGGTCAGAGGAAAAGCTATTTGAAGTGAGGCACATATACATGGTTGGAGATACGTACACAGTCAATGTGGATGCTCAACATTGCAGCTGCAAAAAATGGCTTCTAACTACTATCCCTTGCTGTCATGCTATTGCAGCAATGAATTTCATCAATGTCAATGCTGAGGACTTCATACCAATCTGGTTCAGGAGATCCACCTACGAAGAAAtatatcaatccatcatctttccAGTCAATCGTGAAGTCTTATGGGAAAGAACTCCCTACCCTGAGGTCCATCCACCACATAAGAGAATCTTACTAAGAAgacccaagaaaaaaagaaggttggaagagtgggagttgagaaaggataacacacaaatcaacaaaggaggtcacagaaaaaaaaatgtagcatatgTTGTCAGATTGGCCATAACAGGAACAATTGCCCAGATAAGCCTATGGATGAGCATACTGCACCACCTACTGAAACTGCATTAG